Proteins from a genomic interval of Corynebacterium freiburgense:
- a CDS encoding CPBP family intramembrane glutamic endopeptidase, translating into MKTQNITPLGIFLRLLAAICLTVLAVFAPAIFSVIGSLRPLFQGELFGGGNAGMLAAAIAAIAIYAISSCVAYFGARFLITRWDRLPVASLGMRIEKRGLIWCAAMVVIAFIIQVIVSWVVVAVGVQDNEVAVRGDTWWLSILLTFGLGVFYQGIPEEIVWRGWLISSLRNPWHGLFWSTLIFTVLHLFSNGGQENLVERFIYLAIPLGFAFTAGVTRLITNSTWPAIGVHAGFHLSGLIGLYMPILESPVHWLLCGTAWVMVGLVIAWRWKLFTVNPQQAVLAQTQGVPSQ; encoded by the coding sequence ATGAAAACTCAAAATATAACACCATTGGGGATTTTCCTTCGCTTGCTCGCCGCAATCTGTCTTACAGTGCTTGCGGTATTTGCTCCGGCGATTTTTTCGGTTATCGGTTCATTGCGGCCGCTATTTCAGGGTGAACTCTTTGGTGGTGGTAATGCTGGAATGTTGGCCGCCGCTATTGCAGCAATTGCAATTTATGCAATATCTTCATGTGTTGCCTATTTTGGTGCAAGGTTTCTAATTACCCGTTGGGATCGGTTGCCAGTTGCTTCACTGGGAATGCGTATTGAAAAACGCGGATTGATCTGGTGTGCGGCGATGGTAGTAATCGCATTTATTATTCAAGTGATTGTTTCCTGGGTAGTTGTAGCAGTGGGTGTGCAAGATAATGAGGTTGCAGTGCGCGGGGATACTTGGTGGTTATCAATACTGCTTACCTTTGGGCTGGGGGTGTTTTACCAGGGGATTCCAGAAGAAATTGTGTGGCGTGGCTGGTTGATTTCTTCATTGCGGAATCCGTGGCATGGATTGTTTTGGAGCACTTTGATTTTTACGGTGCTGCATCTGTTCTCCAATGGAGGGCAAGAAAACCTAGTTGAACGTTTTATCTATCTTGCGATTCCGCTTGGTTTTGCTTTTACAGCAGGTGTAACTCGCTTGATTACAAATTCCACCTGGCCTGCTATCGGCGTGCACGCAGGTTTCCATTTATCTGGGCTTATTGGTTTATATATGCCAATTTTAGAAAGCCCAGTGCATTGGTTACTCTGCGGCACGGCGTGGGTTATGGTCGGCCTGGTGATTGCGTGGCGTTGGAAACTTTTTACGGTTAATCCGCAACAAGCGGTTCTAGCTCAAACTCAGGGTGTTCCTTCTCAATAA
- a CDS encoding peptide chain release factor 3 gives MSTVAAEAGRRRTFAVIAHPDAGKSTLTEALALHAHVIAEAGAVHGKAGRKATVSDWMEMEKDRGISIASSALQFEYAPEGHQGEPFMINLVDTPGHADFSEDTYRVLTAVDAAVMLIDGAKGLEPQTLKLFRVCKARGLPIITVVNKWDRPGKAPLELVDEIVAEIGLQPTPLFWPVGEAGDFRGLARLNADGEAAEYIHFIRTAGGSTIAPEEHYSPEEALEKEDGAWETALEEAELLAADGAIHDQELFLECTTSPLIFASAMLNFGVHQILDTLCELAPSPAARTSDAEVVAASTSAIDEVRTPEDEFSGVVFKVQAGMDKNHRDSLAFMRVVSGEFDRGMQVTHAQSGRSFSTKYALTVFGRTRSTVESAFPGDIVGLVNAGSLAPGDTIYAGKKVQFPPMPQFAPEHFRTLRAKSLGKYKQFRKALDQLAAEGVVQILRNDARGDAAPVMAAVGPMQFEVMQARMENEYNVETIAEPVPYSVARRTTAATAPELARQRGVEIFTRTDGELIALFGDKWRLQFIEKEHPEFELEPLVAD, from the coding sequence ATGTCCACTGTTGCTGCTGAGGCTGGTCGTCGTCGTACATTTGCTGTGATTGCGCACCCGGATGCTGGTAAGTCCACATTGACGGAGGCACTGGCATTGCATGCTCATGTGATTGCTGAGGCTGGTGCTGTGCATGGCAAGGCTGGGCGGAAGGCAACGGTTTCGGACTGGATGGAAATGGAGAAGGACCGCGGTATTTCTATCGCTTCGTCCGCTCTGCAGTTCGAGTATGCCCCGGAGGGGCACCAGGGCGAACCATTTATGATCAACCTTGTGGATACGCCAGGTCACGCCGACTTCTCCGAGGATACGTATCGTGTGCTTACTGCGGTTGATGCTGCCGTTATGCTTATCGACGGCGCGAAAGGCTTAGAGCCGCAAACATTAAAGCTTTTCCGTGTGTGTAAAGCTCGTGGTTTGCCCATTATTACTGTGGTAAATAAGTGGGATCGCCCCGGCAAGGCCCCACTGGAACTTGTGGATGAAATTGTCGCCGAGATCGGATTGCAGCCAACGCCACTTTTCTGGCCTGTTGGGGAGGCCGGTGATTTCCGTGGCTTAGCGCGCCTTAATGCCGATGGCGAAGCCGCAGAATATATTCACTTTATTCGAACAGCTGGTGGATCAACGATTGCACCGGAGGAGCATTATTCCCCAGAAGAAGCATTAGAAAAAGAGGATGGTGCATGGGAAACCGCTCTTGAGGAAGCCGAACTTTTGGCTGCCGATGGTGCAATCCATGATCAAGAATTATTTTTGGAGTGCACTACTTCCCCATTGATTTTTGCGTCTGCAATGTTGAATTTCGGCGTCCACCAGATTTTAGATACTCTTTGCGAACTCGCACCATCACCTGCGGCACGTACCAGCGATGCTGAGGTGGTCGCGGCGTCGACAAGCGCAATTGATGAGGTTCGCACACCGGAAGACGAATTTTCGGGTGTGGTTTTTAAGGTGCAGGCGGGTATGGATAAGAATCACCGCGACTCTTTAGCGTTTATGCGCGTGGTCAGCGGCGAGTTCGACCGCGGCATGCAGGTAACCCATGCGCAGTCCGGGCGGAGCTTTTCCACAAAGTACGCACTCACCGTATTTGGGCGCACACGTTCGACTGTCGAATCGGCATTCCCTGGCGATATTGTTGGCCTTGTGAACGCTGGTTCGCTCGCACCTGGAGACACCATTTATGCAGGCAAAAAGGTGCAATTCCCACCCATGCCGCAATTCGCACCGGAGCATTTCCGCACCCTACGAGCAAAGAGTTTGGGCAAGTATAAGCAGTTTCGAAAAGCACTGGATCAGCTGGCCGCTGAGGGCGTTGTCCAGATTTTGCGTAACGACGCCCGCGGTGATGCCGCACCAGTTATGGCTGCGGTGGGTCCTATGCAATTCGAAGTAATGCAAGCCCGAATGGAAAATGAATACAATGTAGAAACTATTGCCGAACCGGTGCCATATTCGGTAGCACGTCGCACCACTGCCGCTACCGCGCCGGAGCTTGCAAGGCAACGCGGTGTGGAAATTTTTACCCGCACCGACGGCGAACTAATCGCACTTTTTGGCGATAAGTGGCGTCTGCAATTTATTGAGAAGGAACACCCTGAGTTTGAGCTAGAACCGCTTGTTGCGGATTAA
- a CDS encoding RHS repeat domain-containing protein → MVRDIAVDQRGRRVRDLVRKIPSDSGSSINELPVIAGRTWGWRGDSAVEEIVDHLRGKATIDLDAVGRITRLHRAPQVVGSADSLEEFRYSAAGAVESMGSFGVGDFRGGGRLASRMEYQGTCVRKAGRRYYTYDALGRVTKIVVKRVSLPPLVQQFRYLGSSGLVSEFSSSDAKNVYWRYTYDPRGRRIAKTCVDVASGVVVSSQFFAYIGDALVGEVTTAGGAEDGVVARFWVHDPVSGEVVGQLDRKAHAGDGVRGWSQTQVDAVFYALVADLAGAPQELIDVVSGEVAGQVRQSVFGVRDWDGVASPLLFAGQYVDSESGWVYNRFRFYDPYAGVYTSQDPLGVVPSPGGAQQYVPNPLTWTDYFGLQRCKEELYNAILQAEKEFKELVEKYGGSNYYNIATMVTLDGEIFHASGAADKLTDVPKDITGTIIRSEDVPWLVDKVRDAEDLKGLSSYVRERIMRRPFHAEQKLLRYASNEGKQSVALLPELRACPNDRDSTHGIYKSIGRYLTCIDALKEELMDPVNHAKKVFRWRFFVPRDWH, encoded by the coding sequence GTGGTTCGGGATATTGCTGTGGATCAGCGAGGTCGTCGGGTTCGGGATCTTGTTCGAAAAATTCCGTCCGATAGTGGTTCCAGCATTAATGAACTTCCAGTTATTGCGGGTAGAACTTGGGGTTGGCGTGGTGATAGTGCAGTCGAAGAAATTGTCGATCATCTTCGCGGTAAGGCAACAATTGACCTCGATGCTGTTGGTCGTATTACCAGGTTGCATCGCGCACCGCAGGTTGTGGGGTCTGCTGATTCGCTAGAGGAGTTTCGGTATTCTGCTGCGGGTGCAGTTGAGTCGATGGGGTCGTTTGGCGTTGGGGATTTTCGGGGTGGTGGTCGGCTTGCTTCGCGGATGGAATATCAGGGTACGTGTGTTCGCAAGGCGGGGCGGCGGTATTACACCTATGATGCGTTGGGGCGTGTGACCAAGATTGTGGTTAAGCGTGTCTCGTTGCCGCCATTGGTACAGCAGTTCCGGTATTTGGGCTCGTCTGGGTTGGTATCGGAGTTTTCGTCCTCGGATGCCAAAAACGTGTATTGGCGGTATACATATGATCCGCGGGGGCGTCGTATTGCGAAGACGTGTGTGGATGTTGCTAGTGGTGTTGTGGTGTCCTCGCAGTTTTTCGCCTATATTGGCGATGCTTTGGTAGGGGAGGTCACTACTGCCGGTGGTGCTGAGGATGGGGTGGTTGCGCGGTTTTGGGTGCATGATCCTGTTTCCGGTGAGGTGGTCGGGCAGCTAGATCGCAAGGCGCACGCCGGGGATGGGGTGCGGGGGTGGTCACAAACACAGGTGGATGCGGTATTTTATGCGTTGGTTGCTGATCTTGCAGGTGCGCCCCAAGAGCTTATCGACGTCGTGTCAGGTGAGGTTGCGGGTCAGGTTCGGCAGTCGGTGTTTGGGGTGCGTGATTGGGATGGGGTTGCTTCTCCGCTGTTGTTTGCTGGGCAATATGTGGATTCGGAATCTGGATGGGTGTATAACCGGTTTCGGTTTTATGACCCGTACGCCGGTGTTTATACCTCTCAAGACCCTTTAGGGGTTGTTCCCAGCCCGGGTGGGGCGCAGCAGTATGTGCCTAATCCTTTGACGTGGACTGACTATTTCGGGCTACAGCGGTGCAAAGAGGAGCTTTATAATGCCATTCTTCAAGCAGAAAAAGAATTCAAGGAACTCGTCGAAAAATATGGGGGATCAAATTATTACAACATTGCTACCATGGTGACATTAGATGGAGAGATTTTTCATGCTTCAGGAGCTGCAGACAAACTAACGGACGTGCCGAAAGATATTACAGGGACGATTATTCGGTCTGAAGATGTGCCATGGCTGGTGGATAAGGTTCGAGATGCGGAGGATTTAAAAGGCCTTTCGTCTTACGTGAGGGAGCGTATAATGCGGCGGCCATTCCACGCGGAGCAAAAGCTGCTTCGGTATGCCTCGAACGAGGGGAAGCAGTCGGTAGCATTGCTTCCTGAACTCCGAGCATGTCCAAATGATAGAGACAGTACACATGGTATCTACAAGAGTATTGGTAGGTATTTGACCTGTATAGATGCATTGAAAGAAGAGTTGATGGATCCCGTCAATCACGCGAAAAAAGTATTTCGTTGGCGGTTTTTTGTTCCTCGTGATTGGCATTAG
- a CDS encoding nitronate monooxygenase, which produces MNWRSNTNGWPVKLSGTHMGMGVIDTLRVPVIAAPMAGGPSTPELVNAVSAAGGFGFLAAGYISSQRLAENMRATRGPYGVNLFAPQKVPKDLAPVEEYVRKLDKEFERAGVHPGDFRTVDVADGWDEKLELIYKAAAEGWGPVVVSVTFGLPSTAEIHRLQAAGIEVWGSVTNVDAAREAVGRGVDTLVVQGPEAGGHRATFTTEETPSEVPLRELVEQMPEVPLVAAGGIINAEPLSWPGVQAIACGTAFLLANEAGTGAWQRELIKGAVRTATTRAFSGRVARGVETKFMANHMDAPAVYPHVNSMMGPLRAAAPEYAAAWAGCGVSSIVEAPAAVIVERLMGSR; this is translated from the coding sequence ATGAATTGGCGTTCTAATACGAACGGTTGGCCGGTAAAGCTTTCTGGTACACATATGGGCATGGGCGTTATTGATACTTTGCGTGTTCCTGTAATTGCTGCCCCAATGGCGGGTGGTCCTTCTACCCCTGAGTTGGTAAATGCTGTATCTGCGGCAGGTGGATTTGGGTTTTTGGCTGCGGGGTATATAAGTTCGCAGCGCTTAGCGGAGAATATGCGTGCTACAAGGGGGCCGTATGGGGTGAATTTGTTTGCGCCCCAGAAAGTGCCAAAGGATTTGGCCCCTGTGGAGGAATATGTTCGCAAACTCGATAAGGAGTTTGAACGAGCTGGTGTCCATCCGGGAGATTTTCGAACTGTTGATGTAGCCGATGGTTGGGACGAAAAGCTCGAACTTATTTATAAAGCGGCCGCGGAAGGGTGGGGGCCAGTAGTCGTTTCGGTAACGTTTGGGCTGCCAAGTACTGCGGAAATTCACCGCCTTCAAGCAGCGGGGATTGAAGTATGGGGAAGTGTTACAAACGTTGATGCGGCGCGGGAGGCAGTGGGCAGGGGCGTCGATACGCTGGTGGTACAGGGCCCGGAAGCGGGTGGGCATCGAGCAACGTTTACTACGGAAGAAACACCCTCTGAAGTGCCATTACGGGAATTAGTTGAGCAAATGCCGGAAGTTCCTTTGGTGGCGGCGGGAGGGATTATAAATGCTGAGCCATTGTCGTGGCCGGGAGTGCAAGCCATTGCGTGTGGGACGGCATTTTTGCTTGCTAATGAAGCCGGCACTGGAGCGTGGCAACGAGAGCTTATTAAAGGTGCTGTGCGTACGGCTACTACGCGGGCATTTTCGGGTCGGGTGGCGCGCGGTGTGGAGACGAAATTTATGGCGAATCATATGGATGCGCCAGCCGTGTATCCGCACGTGAATTCTATGATGGGGCCATTGCGGGCTGCTGCTCCTGAATATGCGGCGGCGTGGGCTGGTTGTGGGGTGTCATCAATTGTGGAGGCACCTGCCGCGGTAATTGTAGAACGGCTTATGGGCAGCCGATAG
- a CDS encoding glyceraldehyde-3-phosphate dehydrogenase has product MTTPVTNDWNERIALAEQMIPLIGKLHREHNVVTSVYGRLLIHCTDIDVIKSHRYARRITDQELPLAKTLPILQELVQMDLGTASIDLGQLAARFDEEGGELRAFLDRELASVIGTASETKPTDVVLYGFGRIGRLLARILIEHQSVDTGCRLRAVVVRKNGEDDIVKRASLLRRDSVHGAFRGTISVDRDNDIIWANGTPIQVIYSSDPATVDYTAYGINDAIVVDNTGRWRDRAGLEQHLKSKGVAKVLLTAPGKGDLKNIVYGINHGVIEESDQILSAASCTTNAITPVLKAINDRWGVEFGHVETVHSFTNDQNLIDNFHKGQRRGRAATLNMVLTETGAAKAVSKALPEFEGKLTGNAIRVPTPDVSMAVLNLTLEKEVTRDEVNTYLREVSLNSVLRQQIDYIHSPEVVSTDFVGTTRAGIVDGLATIAQGKHLVLYVWYDNEYGYSNQVIRIVEEIAGARPAVVPERKQLNEL; this is encoded by the coding sequence ATGACTACCCCGGTAACCAATGATTGGAACGAGCGGATCGCACTGGCCGAACAGATGATCCCGTTGATCGGCAAGCTGCACCGCGAACACAATGTGGTCACCTCCGTATATGGCCGATTGCTTATACACTGCACGGACATTGATGTGATTAAGTCGCATCGCTATGCACGGCGGATTACTGACCAAGAACTGCCGCTGGCGAAAACTCTGCCGATCTTGCAGGAATTAGTACAGATGGATCTTGGCACGGCGTCGATTGACCTTGGGCAACTTGCGGCGCGTTTTGATGAAGAAGGCGGCGAGCTTCGTGCTTTCCTTGACCGCGAGTTGGCGTCGGTAATCGGTACGGCAAGCGAAACAAAACCTACTGATGTCGTGCTGTATGGTTTCGGCCGAATCGGACGTTTGCTCGCCCGTATTCTTATCGAACATCAGTCTGTTGATACTGGTTGCCGGTTGCGTGCTGTAGTAGTTCGGAAAAATGGTGAAGACGATATTGTAAAGCGCGCATCTCTGCTTCGCCGTGATTCTGTCCATGGTGCTTTCCGCGGCACTATTAGTGTGGACCGCGATAACGATATTATCTGGGCAAATGGAACACCTATTCAGGTGATTTATTCCTCCGATCCAGCTACCGTGGATTACACTGCCTACGGAATTAATGATGCCATTGTGGTGGACAATACCGGCCGCTGGCGGGATCGCGCAGGCTTGGAACAACACCTTAAATCTAAGGGCGTAGCTAAAGTACTGCTAACCGCACCAGGTAAAGGTGACCTGAAAAATATTGTGTACGGCATCAACCATGGTGTGATTGAAGAAAGCGACCAAATTCTTTCCGCAGCATCATGCACCACCAATGCCATTACCCCAGTGCTTAAGGCGATTAATGATCGTTGGGGTGTGGAATTCGGCCATGTGGAAACTGTGCATTCATTTACTAATGATCAAAACCTAATTGATAATTTCCACAAGGGCCAGCGCCGTGGCCGCGCCGCCACACTCAATATGGTGCTTACTGAAACAGGTGCGGCAAAAGCAGTTTCCAAAGCGCTGCCGGAATTTGAAGGCAAACTTACGGGTAATGCAATCCGTGTACCCACCCCGGACGTTTCTATGGCGGTACTCAACCTTACGCTGGAAAAAGAAGTAACCCGCGATGAAGTAAACACCTATCTGCGGGAAGTTTCTTTAAACTCCGTGCTACGCCAGCAAATTGATTATATTCACTCCCCGGAGGTTGTTTCTACGGATTTTGTTGGAACTACCCGCGCCGGCATTGTGGATGGCCTGGCTACAATTGCGCAAGGCAAGCACCTTGTACTCTATGTGTGGTACGACAATGAATACGGATACTCAAACCAAGTAATCCGTATTGTGGAGGAAATTGCTGGAGCCCGCCCGGCAGTAGTGCCAGAGCGTAAGCAACTTAATGAGCTCTAA
- a CDS encoding DUF6891 domain-containing protein, producing MFKLNAIPNSLSLPTELCPPDIANDVIYVCWQEIIQGDDDFSYLITEEFEEFTDEQAEQIAEIIVQARLQQQASFGEVTTNLARAFAQLEQQQVLTDQMCEHTVQEGHSELTAAAQETPDTWQGIAFIPGFSVQNFAEKAAEFTEAQVQEHAPTPETFVLGFATVLSPEETTLPDTKADALYIQRSAELMKNSIIPTLERYGISVEWSGDVEDLAILHNAEFYEPI from the coding sequence ATGTTTAAGCTCAACGCTATCCCGAATTCGCTGTCTCTTCCTACTGAACTATGCCCACCTGACATAGCCAATGATGTAATTTATGTGTGCTGGCAAGAGATTATCCAAGGTGATGATGATTTTTCTTACCTCATTACGGAAGAATTTGAAGAGTTCACCGATGAACAAGCCGAACAAATAGCGGAGATTATAGTTCAAGCCAGATTGCAGCAACAAGCATCATTTGGGGAAGTGACCACCAACCTTGCTCGTGCTTTTGCGCAACTTGAACAACAACAAGTACTTACTGACCAAATGTGCGAGCACACAGTGCAGGAAGGCCATTCGGAACTGACCGCAGCTGCGCAAGAAACCCCGGATACCTGGCAAGGAATCGCGTTTATCCCAGGGTTTTCCGTGCAAAACTTTGCAGAAAAAGCAGCGGAGTTTACTGAGGCGCAAGTACAAGAGCACGCACCAACCCCAGAAACCTTTGTCCTTGGATTTGCCACGGTACTATCGCCGGAAGAAACCACCCTGCCGGACACTAAAGCAGACGCTCTATATATACAGCGTTCCGCGGAGCTTATGAAAAACAGTATTATCCCTACGCTGGAGCGTTATGGCATTAGCGTGGAATGGTCCGGCGATGTAGAAGACCTTGCTATCCTGCACAATGCAGAATTCTACGAGCCAATTTAA
- a CDS encoding serine hydrolase domain-containing protein: MRNPIQRAFNICLALLCVLFTLTPPDAMAVTKQDYNDAIEAIGAPGIAVIEFNSDGITKETYIGKDGNGYLLGEDTPFVWGALSKSLTAAAAIQLSEEGYLDLESPITQYLPELLGSTLDAQKTTVLQLIHHTSGLPANIIPGVATNEELLQRLQNFKDIQNPGQYQYSNTGYSLLQEILSRAAGTNFADIIQEKVGKPSGSSPIISDQETFNIRVPQGHQPFFGTHRAAPVETWPNAFGSVFLSGTSKQFALYARWQLQQHIHHNSPSTIPRTRVSQNHEYGAGLNYKQRKTKNSKTIEYVYHSGSVWGYTSYIGFTPETNRGLVVFTNELGLRTQYNERRRNGANAFIAKYFELEDYTQASLIPTDILILSAQSLVLAVLAIITLYFARKPLRTTAPKSSQQAFLRTSIPLILGIASALLVYYGGPKAFGHELSEVEVGAPDIALLFHLIILEIHILTAVIVYKEIRRTYKGTGKPHMPHL, from the coding sequence ATGAGAAACCCCATCCAACGAGCATTCAATATCTGCTTAGCACTCTTATGCGTGCTCTTTACCCTTACACCGCCCGATGCAATGGCGGTGACAAAGCAGGATTATAACGATGCAATCGAGGCAATTGGCGCGCCCGGAATTGCTGTTATCGAATTTAATAGCGATGGGATTACAAAAGAAACGTATATTGGAAAAGACGGCAATGGATACCTCCTTGGCGAAGACACACCGTTTGTATGGGGGGCACTATCTAAATCATTAACTGCCGCTGCAGCGATACAACTTTCAGAAGAAGGCTACCTTGACCTAGAAAGTCCGATCACACAATATCTTCCTGAACTGCTGGGCAGCACATTAGATGCACAAAAAACAACAGTGCTTCAATTGATCCACCACACTTCGGGTTTGCCAGCAAATATTATTCCCGGGGTGGCCACAAATGAGGAACTTCTCCAACGGCTTCAGAATTTTAAAGATATTCAAAATCCCGGCCAATACCAATATTCAAATACCGGTTATTCCCTGCTCCAGGAAATTCTTTCCCGTGCGGCAGGCACAAACTTTGCCGATATTATCCAAGAAAAAGTTGGGAAGCCAAGTGGAAGTTCCCCGATTATTAGCGACCAGGAAACCTTTAATATTCGTGTACCCCAAGGTCACCAGCCATTCTTTGGTACCCATCGGGCCGCACCGGTAGAAACTTGGCCTAATGCTTTTGGATCAGTTTTCCTTTCTGGAACAAGCAAACAGTTTGCGTTATATGCACGCTGGCAATTGCAACAACACATTCACCATAACTCTCCCAGTACAATTCCCCGTACCCGAGTTTCCCAAAACCATGAATACGGCGCTGGGCTCAATTATAAACAACGCAAAACCAAAAACAGTAAAACAATTGAATATGTATATCACTCAGGAAGTGTGTGGGGATATACGTCCTATATTGGATTTACCCCAGAAACCAACCGTGGACTGGTTGTATTTACCAATGAACTCGGCTTACGAACACAATATAATGAACGGCGCAGAAATGGTGCTAATGCGTTTATTGCAAAATATTTTGAGCTAGAGGATTATACGCAAGCTTCGCTTATTCCCACCGATATCCTTATACTGAGCGCGCAAAGCTTAGTGCTTGCCGTTCTTGCCATTATCACATTGTATTTTGCCCGAAAACCTCTACGTACAACGGCGCCAAAAAGCTCACAACAAGCGTTTTTACGAACAAGCATTCCACTAATCCTTGGTATTGCTAGTGCATTACTTGTATATTATGGCGGACCCAAAGCTTTTGGCCATGAGCTTTCAGAAGTTGAAGTTGGGGCACCCGACATAGCCTTGCTTTTCCATCTTATTATTTTAGAAATCCATATTCTTACCGCGGTCATTGTATATAAAGAAATTCGAAGAACATATAAAGGTACGGGAAAACCACATATGCCCCATTTATAA
- a CDS encoding cyclase family protein codes for MTNLWDLAHTLRTQHRYIDLTHAFHAGQPRFHLLPDEERKTLFTVEEHGFAITQYSFVGQWGTHIDPPVHFVAGARTLDDISVDQMILPLVVLDFSREASENADFTPSISDIEQWETAYTRIPEGAFVALRTDWSHRWPNPDAMANKDADGIAHYPGWNTEIVEWLIEQRNITAIGHETTDTDQGIVVSGGALPTELLLLEKDRWQIELLANLDQVPATGALIVATWPKPQHGTGFPARAFAVLP; via the coding sequence ATGACAAATTTATGGGATCTTGCCCACACCCTACGCACTCAACATCGCTATATAGACCTCACACATGCATTCCATGCAGGCCAACCCCGCTTTCACCTTCTACCCGATGAAGAGCGGAAAACACTTTTTACCGTAGAAGAACACGGATTCGCCATTACGCAGTATAGTTTTGTTGGTCAATGGGGCACCCATATTGACCCACCTGTCCATTTTGTGGCCGGGGCTCGAACCTTAGATGATATTAGCGTTGACCAGATGATCTTGCCTTTAGTTGTCCTTGATTTCTCCCGAGAGGCATCTGAAAACGCTGACTTCACGCCGTCGATAAGCGATATTGAGCAATGGGAAACTGCATATACCCGCATTCCCGAAGGCGCGTTCGTTGCACTGCGCACAGACTGGTCACATAGATGGCCAAATCCCGATGCCATGGCAAACAAAGATGCGGATGGCATTGCGCATTATCCAGGATGGAATACCGAAATTGTGGAATGGCTAATTGAGCAGCGCAATATTACCGCCATTGGCCACGAAACTACCGACACTGACCAGGGAATTGTCGTATCAGGCGGCGCATTGCCTACCGAACTTTTATTGCTTGAGAAAGACCGTTGGCAGATTGAACTTTTAGCAAACCTTGATCAGGTACCGGCTACTGGCGCATTGATTGTGGCAACATGGCCCAAGCCGCAGCATGGAACCGGCTTCCCCGCTCGGGCATTTGCAGTTCTGCCGTAG
- the pth gene encoding aminoacyl-tRNA hydrolase — MVVANNEQQTAPFLVVGLGNPGPRYEATRHNVGFMVLDELAERTSPVPATFSTHKKSNALIVETHFNGAKVILAKPRSFMNLSGGPIQALAQFFKVPIHQIVVVHDELDLDFGVVRLKQGGGENGHNGLKSTSKSLGSRDYLRVRIGVGRPPGRQDPADYVLRPFSVGEAADLGAICANAADGIELLVTRGLALAQNEIHSR; from the coding sequence ATGGTTGTGGCTAACAATGAACAGCAAACAGCACCATTTCTAGTGGTTGGGTTAGGTAATCCGGGTCCACGATATGAGGCGACCCGCCATAACGTTGGTTTTATGGTGCTCGATGAACTCGCCGAGCGTACCTCACCAGTGCCCGCAACATTTTCCACACACAAGAAATCAAATGCACTGATTGTAGAAACACATTTCAATGGTGCAAAAGTGATTTTGGCGAAGCCACGAAGCTTTATGAACCTTTCAGGCGGACCAATTCAAGCCCTTGCCCAGTTTTTTAAAGTACCAATACACCAAATTGTGGTTGTTCATGATGAATTAGACCTTGATTTTGGTGTAGTACGTCTTAAGCAAGGTGGTGGAGAAAACGGCCACAATGGGTTGAAATCTACATCAAAATCATTAGGCAGCCGCGATTACCTTCGGGTCCGAATTGGTGTTGGGCGTCCCCCTGGACGCCAAGACCCAGCAGATTATGTGCTACGCCCCTTTTCAGTTGGGGAAGCAGCAGATCTTGGGGCAATTTGCGCAAATGCAGCAGATGGCATCGAACTTTTGGTCACACGAGGCCTTGCTTTGGCCCAAAATGAGATTCATAGCCGATAA
- a CDS encoding 50S ribosomal protein L25/general stress protein Ctc → MSQTLNLAATLRTELGKGSARRARRAGLIPVVIYGKGFEPAHITVDRLEFTAIVRNHGLNAVVTVDIEGKKQLAMLKSVDQNVLTLEIDHADLLAIHRGEKVEVEVPVVYTGEPAPGTMVIQDADTIRVEADVLSIPEEISVSVEGLEVGSQITAGDVALPGDVTLADEADLLLINVVYPETADEPAEGSEATEEGEETASE, encoded by the coding sequence ATGTCCCAGACATTGAATCTTGCTGCAACACTTCGCACTGAACTAGGCAAAGGCTCTGCTCGTCGTGCTCGCCGCGCTGGCCTGATTCCAGTTGTTATCTACGGTAAAGGCTTTGAGCCTGCCCATATTACTGTTGATCGCCTTGAATTCACCGCAATTGTGCGTAACCACGGCCTCAACGCTGTTGTGACTGTTGATATTGAAGGCAAAAAGCAACTTGCCATGTTGAAGTCCGTTGACCAAAACGTTCTAACCTTGGAAATTGATCACGCTGACCTCCTTGCTATTCACCGTGGTGAAAAGGTTGAGGTTGAGGTTCCTGTGGTCTACACCGGTGAGCCTGCACCTGGCACTATGGTGATTCAAGATGCAGACACCATCCGCGTGGAGGCAGACGTTCTCTCCATTCCGGAAGAAATCTCCGTTTCCGTTGAGGGCCTTGAGGTTGGTTCTCAGATCACCGCTGGCGATGTTGCGCTCCCAGGCGACGTGACCCTGGCCGACGAGGCTGATCTGCTGCTCATCAATGTCGTGTATCCTGAAACTGCTGACGAGCCTGCAGAAGGTTCTGAGGCAACTGAGGAAGGCGAAGAGACCGCCTCCGAGTAA